A region of Eschrichtius robustus isolate mEscRob2 chromosome 19, mEscRob2.pri, whole genome shotgun sequence DNA encodes the following proteins:
- the NCR1 gene encoding natural cytotoxicity triggering receptor 1: MPSTLAALLFLGLSLSQRTSTQKQTLSKPVIWAKPSFMIPKGTLVIIWCQGTHEAVEYQLHFEGGLSAFKRPESPGMVNRVKFPIPSMTSQTAGQYRCFYRSGELWSEPSDPLDLVVTGLYDTPTLSVQPRPEVTSGENVTFCCRLETATSTFFLLKEGRSSRPQRRYGNIQAEFPMGPVSTAHRGTYRCFGSYNKHTWSFPSEPVKLLVEGDAGDTTFAPTEHTSSGHWDSYMLTTETQFQEDPVLWDHNAQNLLRIGLVFLVLVALVWLLVEDWLYRKKPQDRASRASSQECRRRFRTQRALEE, encoded by the exons ATGCCTTCTACACTTGCTGCCCTTCTCTTTCTTG GGCTGTCTCTGAGCCAGAGGACCAGCACCCAGAAGC AGACTCTCTCGAAACCTGTCATCTGGGCCAAACCCAGTTTCATGATTCCAAAAGGAACACTGGTGATCATCTGGTGTCAAGGAACTCACGAGGCCGTTGAGTACCAACTGCACTTTGAGGGAGGCCTTTCTGCCTTCAAGAGACCGGAGTCACCTGGAATGGTGAACAGAGTAAAGTTCCCCATCCCATCCATGACCTCACAGACTGCAGGGCAGTACAGGTGCTTCTATCGAAGTGGGGAGCTCTGGTCAGAGCCCAGTGACCCTCTGGATCTGGTGGTAACAG GACTGTACGACACACCCACCCTCTCAGTTCAACCCAGACCTGAGGTGACCTCAGGAGAGAACGTGACCTTCTGTTGCCGCCTAGAAACAGCAACAAGCACCTTCTTTCTGCTCAAGGAGGGAAGATCCAGCCGCCCACAGCGCAGATATGGGAATATCCAGGCGGAGTTCCCCATGGGCCCTGTGAGCACAGCTCACAGAGGCACATACAGATGTTTTGGCTCCTATAACAAACATACCTGGTCTTTCCCCAGTGAGCCTGTGAAGCTCCTGGTCGAAG GAGATGCCGGGGACACCACCTTTGCGCCCACAGAACACACCTCTTCCG GCCACTGGGACTCCTACATGTTAACCACAGAGACCCAGTTCCAGGAAG ATCCTGTCCTCTGGGATCACAATGCCCAGAATCTCCTTCGGATTGGCCTAGTTTTCCTGGTCCTGGTGGCCCTTGTGTGGCTCCTGGTTGAAGACTGGCTTTATAGGAAGAAGCCTCAAGACAGAGCCAGCAGGGCTTCAAGTCAGGAATGCAGGAGAAGGTTCAGAACACAAAGAGCCCTGGAGGAATGA